CTGGCCCGGGAAGCGGGGTTTGAAAATCTGAGCGTCGATTTGATTTATGGAATCCCGAACCGCCATGAGTCGTGCTGGCAACAGGATCTGGAGAAGATGCTGGCTTTGAACATACCACACCTCTCGGCCTATGCCCTGACCATTGAACCTGATACCGCTTTTGGGCGCTGGCAACAAAAAGGAAAGCTACCCCCGGCCGATGAAGCGCTGGCTGCCGACCAGTTTGAGGAGTTGACCCAGGCATTGATTCTGGCTGGTTACGAACATTATGAAATCTCGAATTTTGCCCGTGCCGATCAGAAAGGTGCTGTTCAATATGCCCGGCATAATACCGCCTACTGGCAGCGCAAACCCTATTTGGGTGTCGGCCCCAGTGCCCATTCCTACAATGGTTTTTCGCGGCAATACAATATTGCCAACAATGCACGTTATATCGCTGTCATTCAACAGGGACGCGTACCTGCTGAACGCGAAGAACTAACCATCGCCGATCAGGTAAACGACTATCTGCTGACTGGATTACGGACTCAGTGGGGCTGCTCACTAACTGAATTGAACAAATTACTGGCAATGGATTTTACCTGTCAACAGGCTGATGAGCTGTCGGCCATGTACGCATCGGGCTGGCTTATACGCGAGGGCGATTGGCTGCGTCTGACCCAGGCGGGCAAGTTGTTTGCCGATCGGGTTGCTGCAACTTTATTTGTGGAGTAGGGGAGTGTGCTCTGCCGTAGGGCCTCGCTTTTTCGGGGATTTTGGTTTTATTCGCTAAAAAGAACGGGTTTCCACCAGCCTTACTAGTATTTTCGCGGAATGCGCCTACACCTATGAATCCTCAGCAACCTGTCAATAGATTCCGTGATAGTGGTCCCCGAATACCACGCCCTAAAGTCAATCAACCCAATCCTCAACCGGAAACCCGCCGTTTCCGCCGGTCGAATCAGCAGGATTCGTCCCGTTTGGGAAAAACCCGCCAGTTTATCCGCGAACGGCCTTTTCTGGAACGTGTGTACTGGTTTTGCCTGAAAGCGTTCCTCTGGATTTTCTTTGGTTCGCTGGGGTATGTTATTGCGTTGAAATACGTGCCGGTTGTGGTAACCCCCCTGATGGTTTCGCGTTGGATGGAGGGAGATAGTACCACGCATAGTAGTCATATTTACAAAAAATGGCGTTCCTACGACGAAATCAGTAAAGAAGCGGCATTGGCGGTTGTATCGTCGGAAGATCAGGCGTTTCCGACCCATTGGGGCTTCGATTTCGATGAAATCCAGGATGCGATTAAAGAAAATAAAACCCGCAAACGTCCACGGGGAGCCAGTACCATTTCGCAGCAGGTCGCCAAAAATGTATTTCTCTGGAACGGCCGCAGCTATATCCGAAAAGGATTGGAAGTCTATTTTACGGTGCTGATTGAGCTGATCTGGGGTAAAAAGCGGATTCTGGAAGTGTACCTGAATGTGGCCGAAACCGGACCTATGACATTTGGAGTTGAAGCTGCTTCAGAACGCTTTTACCATCATTCAGCGGCATCGCTTTCGCGTGATGAAGCCGCCCGGATAGCGGCCGTATT
This window of the Spirosoma aerolatum genome carries:
- the hemW gene encoding radical SAM family heme chaperone HemW, whose translation is MHLYLHIPFCKQACHYCDFHFSTSMRLKPALVEAICTEIRLQKEYLPTSVLETVYLGGGTPSILTENEVAQLFETINNQFVIAPNVEITLEANPDDLSREKLTMLRRYVNRLSIGIQTFDEKTLRWMNRAHSATEAENCVGLAREAGFENLSVDLIYGIPNRHESCWQQDLEKMLALNIPHLSAYALTIEPDTAFGRWQQKGKLPPADEALAADQFEELTQALILAGYEHYEISNFARADQKGAVQYARHNTAYWQRKPYLGVGPSAHSYNGFSRQYNIANNARYIAVIQQGRVPAEREELTIADQVNDYLLTGLRTQWGCSLTELNKLLAMDFTCQQADELSAMYASGWLIREGDWLRLTQAGKLFADRVAATLFVE
- the mtgA gene encoding monofunctional biosynthetic peptidoglycan transglycosylase, coding for MNPQQPVNRFRDSGPRIPRPKVNQPNPQPETRRFRRSNQQDSSRLGKTRQFIRERPFLERVYWFCLKAFLWIFFGSLGYVIALKYVPVVVTPLMVSRWMEGDSTTHSSHIYKKWRSYDEISKEAALAVVSSEDQAFPTHWGFDFDEIQDAIKENKTRKRPRGASTISQQVAKNVFLWNGRSYIRKGLEVYFTVLIELIWGKKRILEVYLNVAETGPMTFGVEAASERFYHHSAASLSRDEAARIAAVLPNPRKFSIAHPSNYVQRRTRQIARQMRYLGGQKYIRNL